A stretch of Plutella xylostella chromosome 10, ilPluXylo3.1, whole genome shotgun sequence DNA encodes these proteins:
- the LOC105389628 gene encoding armadillo segment polarity protein isoform X3: MSYQIPPPSQNRNMSHSNYAGSDVPMAPSKEQQTLMWQQNSYLVDSGINSGAATQVPSLSGKEDDEMEGDQLMFDLDQGFAQGFTQEQVEDMNQQLSQTRSQRVRAAMFPETLEEGIEIPSTQLDPAQPTAVQRLAEPSQMLKHAVVNLINYQDDADLATRAIPELIKLLNDEDQVVVSQAAMMVHQLSKKEASRHAIMNSPQMVAALVRAISNSNDLETTKGAVGTLHNLSHHRQGLLAIFKSGGIPALVKLLSSPVEAVLFYAVTTLHNLLLHQDGSKMAVRLAGGLQKMVALLQRNNVKFLAIVTDCLQILAYGNQESKLIILASQGPIELVRIMRSYDYEKLLWTTSRVLKVLSVCSSNKPAIVEAGGMQALAMHLGNPSGRLVQNCLWTLRNLSDAATKVVEGLEALLSSLVQVLASTDVNIVTCAAGILSNLTCNNQRNKVTVCQAGGVDALVRTVVSAGDREEITEPAVCALRHLTSRHVESEMAQNAVRLHYGLPVIVKLLQPPSRWPLVKAVVGLVRNLALCPANHAPLREHGAVHHLVRLLMRAFNDTQRQRSSVSGGGTAAPGAYADGVRMEEIVEGAVGALHILARESLNRQLIRQQSVVPIFVQLLFNEIENIQRVAAGVLCELAADKEGAEMIEAEGATAPLTELLHSRNEGVATYAAAVLFRMSEDKPHDYKKRLSMELTNSLFRDDHQMWPNDLAMQPDLQDMLAPEQGYEGLYGTRPSFHQQA, translated from the exons ATGAGCTACCAGATACCGCCGCCGTCGCAGAACCGCAACA TGTCGCACAGCAACTATGCCGGGTCCGATGTCCCGATGGCTCCGAGCAAGGAGCAGCAGACGCTCATGTGGCAACAGAACTCCTACCTTGTTGACTCTGGCATTAACTCTGGGGCTGCCACTCAG gtGCCATCACTCTCAGGCAAGGAAGATGACGAGATGGAAGGCGATCAGCTCATGTTCGATCTGGACCAGGGCTTTGCTCAGGGGTTCACCCAGGAGCAAGTTGAAG ACATGAACCAGCAGCTCTCGCAGACCCGCTCGCAGCGCGTCCGTGCGGCCATGTTCCCCGAGACGCTAGAAGAAGGCATCGAGATCCCGTCCACGCAGCTGGACCCCGCGCAGCCCACCGCCGTGCAGCGCCTCGCCGAGCCCTCGCAGATGCTGAAGCATGCCGTGGTCAACTTGATTAACTATCAGGATGACGCTGATTTGGCTACCAG GGCCATCCCCGAGTTGATCAAGCTGTTGAACGACGAGGACCAGGTGGTGGTCTCGCAGGCCGCCATGATGGTGCACCAGCTGTCCAAGAAGGAAGCTTCCCGCCACGCCATCATGAACTCGCCCCAAATGGTCGCCGCTTTAGTCCGCGCCATCTCTAACAGCAACGACTTGGAGACAACCAAAGGAGCTGTTGGGACTCTGCATAACTTGTCCCACCACCGTCAGGGTCTGCTCGCCATCTTCAAAAGCGGTGGCATCCCCGCTTTGGTGAAACTGCTGAGCTCCCCAGTCGAAGCTGTGCTGTTCTACGCGGTGACAACCCTGCACAATCTGCTGCTGCATCAAGACGGATCCAAGATGGCTGTCCGCCTGGCCGGAGGGCTGCAGAAAATGGTGGCCCTTCTCCAACGCAACAATGTGAAGTTCCTGGCCATCGTCACGGACTGCCTGCAGATCCTGGCCTACGGGAACCAGGAGTCGAAGCTGATCATCCTGGCGTCGCAGGGACCGATCGAGCTCGTCCGCATCATGCGCTCCTACGACTACGAGAAGTTGCTGTGGACCACATCGAGGGTCTTGAAA GTCCTGTCGGTGTGCTCCAGCAACAAGCCAGCCATCGTCGAAGCAGGTGGTATGCAAGCATTGGCCATGCACCTCGGCAACCCGAGTGGCCGGCTCGTACAGAACTGCCTCTGGACTCTGAGGAATCTGTCTGACGCTGCCACTAAGGTA GTGGAAGGTCTTGAGGCCCTGCTGTCGAGCCTGGTGCAGGTGCTGGCTTCTACTGACGTGAACATCGTGACCTGCGCCGCCGGAATACTGTCCAACTTGACGTGCAACAATCAGCGTAATAAG GTGACGGTGTGCCAAGCGGGCGGCGTGGACGCTCTAGTCCGCACAGTGGTGTCGGCCGGCGACCGCGAGGAGATCACGGAGCCGGCCGTGTGCGCGCTGCGCCACCTCACGTCGCGCCACGTCGAGAGCGAGATGGCGCAGAACGCCGTGCGTCTGCACTACGGGCTGCCT GTAATAGTGAAGCTGCTGCAGCCGCCGTCCCGCTGGCCGCTGGTCAAGGCGGTGGTCGGGCTGGTCCGCAACCTGGCGCTGTGCCCGGCCAACCATGCGCCACTGCGCGAGCATGGCGCGGTTCATCATTTGGTCAGGCTGCTGATGCGCGCGTTTAATGATACTCAGAGG CAACGCTCCTCAGTCTCCGGCGGGGGCACGGCCGCGCCGGGCGCCTACGCCGACGGCGTCCGCATGGAGGAGATCGTGGAGGGCGCGGTGGGCGCGCTGCACATCCTCGCGCGCGAGAGCCTCAACCGCCAGCTCATCCGCCAGCAGAGCGTCGTGCCCATCTTCGTGCAGCTGCTGTTCAACGAGATCGAGAATATACAG CGCGTGGCGGCCGGCGTGCTCTGCGAGCTGGCGGCCGACAAGGAGGGCGCGGAGATGATCGAGGCGGAGGGCGCCACCGCGCCGCTCACCGAGCTGCTGCACTCGCGCAATGAAG GGGTCGCCACATACGCGGCCGCAGTTCTCTTCCGCATGTCCGAAGACAAGCCTCACGACTACAAGAAGCGTCTCTCTATGGAGTTGACCAACTCTCTGTTCCGCGACGACCACCAGATGTGGCCCAACGACCTGGCCATGCAACCCGACTTACAG GATATGTTGGCGCCTGAGCAAGGGTACGAAGGGCTATATGGCACTCGACCGTCGTTTCATCAACAAG CTTAA
- the LOC105389628 gene encoding armadillo segment polarity protein isoform X1 yields the protein MSYQIPPPSQNRNMSHSNYAGSDVPMAPSKEQQTLMWQQNSYLVDSGINSGAATQVPSLSGKEDDEMEGDQLMFDLDQGFAQGFTQEQVEDMNQQLSQTRSQRVRAAMFPETLEEGIEIPSTQLDPAQPTAVQRLAEPSQMLKHAVVNLINYQDDADLATRAIPELIKLLNDEDQVVVSQAAMMVHQLSKKEASRHAIMNSPQMVAALVRAISNSNDLETTKGAVGTLHNLSHHRQGLLAIFKSGGIPALVKLLSSPVEAVLFYAVTTLHNLLLHQDGSKMAVRLAGGLQKMVALLQRNNVKFLAIVTDCLQILAYGNQESKLIILASQGPIELVRIMRSYDYEKLLWTTSRVLKVLSVCSSNKPAIVEAGGMQALAMHLGNPSGRLVQNCLWTLRNLSDAATKVVEGLEALLSSLVQVLASTDVNIVTCAAGILSNLTCNNQRNKVTVCQAGGVDALVRTVVSAGDREEITEPAVCALRHLTSRHVESEMAQNAVRLHYGLPVIVKLLQPPSRWPLVKAVVGLVRNLALCPANHAPLREHGAVHHLVRLLMRAFNDTQRQRSSVSGGGTAAPGAYADGVRMEEIVEGAVGALHILARESLNRQLIRQQSVVPIFVQLLFNEIENIQRVAAGVLCELAADKEGAEMIEAEGATAPLTELLHSRNEGVATYAAAVLFRMSEDKPHDYKKRLSMELTNSLFRDDHQMWPNDLAMQPDLQDMLAPEQGYEGLYGTRPSFHQQGYDQIPIDSMQGLEIGSGFGMDMDIGETEGAGAASADLAFPEPPHDNNNVAAWYDTDL from the exons ATGAGCTACCAGATACCGCCGCCGTCGCAGAACCGCAACA TGTCGCACAGCAACTATGCCGGGTCCGATGTCCCGATGGCTCCGAGCAAGGAGCAGCAGACGCTCATGTGGCAACAGAACTCCTACCTTGTTGACTCTGGCATTAACTCTGGGGCTGCCACTCAG gtGCCATCACTCTCAGGCAAGGAAGATGACGAGATGGAAGGCGATCAGCTCATGTTCGATCTGGACCAGGGCTTTGCTCAGGGGTTCACCCAGGAGCAAGTTGAAG ACATGAACCAGCAGCTCTCGCAGACCCGCTCGCAGCGCGTCCGTGCGGCCATGTTCCCCGAGACGCTAGAAGAAGGCATCGAGATCCCGTCCACGCAGCTGGACCCCGCGCAGCCCACCGCCGTGCAGCGCCTCGCCGAGCCCTCGCAGATGCTGAAGCATGCCGTGGTCAACTTGATTAACTATCAGGATGACGCTGATTTGGCTACCAG GGCCATCCCCGAGTTGATCAAGCTGTTGAACGACGAGGACCAGGTGGTGGTCTCGCAGGCCGCCATGATGGTGCACCAGCTGTCCAAGAAGGAAGCTTCCCGCCACGCCATCATGAACTCGCCCCAAATGGTCGCCGCTTTAGTCCGCGCCATCTCTAACAGCAACGACTTGGAGACAACCAAAGGAGCTGTTGGGACTCTGCATAACTTGTCCCACCACCGTCAGGGTCTGCTCGCCATCTTCAAAAGCGGTGGCATCCCCGCTTTGGTGAAACTGCTGAGCTCCCCAGTCGAAGCTGTGCTGTTCTACGCGGTGACAACCCTGCACAATCTGCTGCTGCATCAAGACGGATCCAAGATGGCTGTCCGCCTGGCCGGAGGGCTGCAGAAAATGGTGGCCCTTCTCCAACGCAACAATGTGAAGTTCCTGGCCATCGTCACGGACTGCCTGCAGATCCTGGCCTACGGGAACCAGGAGTCGAAGCTGATCATCCTGGCGTCGCAGGGACCGATCGAGCTCGTCCGCATCATGCGCTCCTACGACTACGAGAAGTTGCTGTGGACCACATCGAGGGTCTTGAAA GTCCTGTCGGTGTGCTCCAGCAACAAGCCAGCCATCGTCGAAGCAGGTGGTATGCAAGCATTGGCCATGCACCTCGGCAACCCGAGTGGCCGGCTCGTACAGAACTGCCTCTGGACTCTGAGGAATCTGTCTGACGCTGCCACTAAGGTA GTGGAAGGTCTTGAGGCCCTGCTGTCGAGCCTGGTGCAGGTGCTGGCTTCTACTGACGTGAACATCGTGACCTGCGCCGCCGGAATACTGTCCAACTTGACGTGCAACAATCAGCGTAATAAG GTGACGGTGTGCCAAGCGGGCGGCGTGGACGCTCTAGTCCGCACAGTGGTGTCGGCCGGCGACCGCGAGGAGATCACGGAGCCGGCCGTGTGCGCGCTGCGCCACCTCACGTCGCGCCACGTCGAGAGCGAGATGGCGCAGAACGCCGTGCGTCTGCACTACGGGCTGCCT GTAATAGTGAAGCTGCTGCAGCCGCCGTCCCGCTGGCCGCTGGTCAAGGCGGTGGTCGGGCTGGTCCGCAACCTGGCGCTGTGCCCGGCCAACCATGCGCCACTGCGCGAGCATGGCGCGGTTCATCATTTGGTCAGGCTGCTGATGCGCGCGTTTAATGATACTCAGAGG CAACGCTCCTCAGTCTCCGGCGGGGGCACGGCCGCGCCGGGCGCCTACGCCGACGGCGTCCGCATGGAGGAGATCGTGGAGGGCGCGGTGGGCGCGCTGCACATCCTCGCGCGCGAGAGCCTCAACCGCCAGCTCATCCGCCAGCAGAGCGTCGTGCCCATCTTCGTGCAGCTGCTGTTCAACGAGATCGAGAATATACAG CGCGTGGCGGCCGGCGTGCTCTGCGAGCTGGCGGCCGACAAGGAGGGCGCGGAGATGATCGAGGCGGAGGGCGCCACCGCGCCGCTCACCGAGCTGCTGCACTCGCGCAATGAAG GGGTCGCCACATACGCGGCCGCAGTTCTCTTCCGCATGTCCGAAGACAAGCCTCACGACTACAAGAAGCGTCTCTCTATGGAGTTGACCAACTCTCTGTTCCGCGACGACCACCAGATGTGGCCCAACGACCTGGCCATGCAACCCGACTTACAG GATATGTTGGCGCCTGAGCAAGGGTACGAAGGGCTATATGGCACTCGACCGTCGTTTCATCAACAAG
- the LOC105389628 gene encoding armadillo segment polarity protein isoform X2, translating into MSYQIPPPSQNRNMSHSNYAGSDVPMAPSKEQQTLMWQQNSYLVDSGINSGAATQVPSLSGKEDDEMEGDQLMFDLDQGFAQGFTQEQVEDMNQQLSQTRSQRVRAAMFPETLEEGIEIPSTQLDPAQPTAVQRLAEPSQMLKHAVVNLINYQDDADLATRAIPELIKLLNDEDQVVVSQAAMMVHQLSKKEASRHAIMNSPQMVAALVRAISNSNDLETTKGAVGTLHNLSHHRQGLLAIFKSGGIPALVKLLSSPVEAVLFYAVTTLHNLLLHQDGSKMAVRLAGGLQKMVALLQRNNVKFLAIVTDCLQILAYGNQESKLIILASQGPIELVRIMRSYDYEKLLWTTSRVLKVLSVCSSNKPAIVEAGGMQALAMHLGNPSGRLVQNCLWTLRNLSDAATKVEGLEALLSSLVQVLASTDVNIVTCAAGILSNLTCNNQRNKVTVCQAGGVDALVRTVVSAGDREEITEPAVCALRHLTSRHVESEMAQNAVRLHYGLPVIVKLLQPPSRWPLVKAVVGLVRNLALCPANHAPLREHGAVHHLVRLLMRAFNDTQRQRSSVSGGGTAAPGAYADGVRMEEIVEGAVGALHILARESLNRQLIRQQSVVPIFVQLLFNEIENIQRVAAGVLCELAADKEGAEMIEAEGATAPLTELLHSRNEGVATYAAAVLFRMSEDKPHDYKKRLSMELTNSLFRDDHQMWPNDLAMQPDLQDMLAPEQGYEGLYGTRPSFHQQGYDQIPIDSMQGLEIGSGFGMDMDIGETEGAGAASADLAFPEPPHDNNNVAAWYDTDL; encoded by the exons ATGAGCTACCAGATACCGCCGCCGTCGCAGAACCGCAACA TGTCGCACAGCAACTATGCCGGGTCCGATGTCCCGATGGCTCCGAGCAAGGAGCAGCAGACGCTCATGTGGCAACAGAACTCCTACCTTGTTGACTCTGGCATTAACTCTGGGGCTGCCACTCAG gtGCCATCACTCTCAGGCAAGGAAGATGACGAGATGGAAGGCGATCAGCTCATGTTCGATCTGGACCAGGGCTTTGCTCAGGGGTTCACCCAGGAGCAAGTTGAAG ACATGAACCAGCAGCTCTCGCAGACCCGCTCGCAGCGCGTCCGTGCGGCCATGTTCCCCGAGACGCTAGAAGAAGGCATCGAGATCCCGTCCACGCAGCTGGACCCCGCGCAGCCCACCGCCGTGCAGCGCCTCGCCGAGCCCTCGCAGATGCTGAAGCATGCCGTGGTCAACTTGATTAACTATCAGGATGACGCTGATTTGGCTACCAG GGCCATCCCCGAGTTGATCAAGCTGTTGAACGACGAGGACCAGGTGGTGGTCTCGCAGGCCGCCATGATGGTGCACCAGCTGTCCAAGAAGGAAGCTTCCCGCCACGCCATCATGAACTCGCCCCAAATGGTCGCCGCTTTAGTCCGCGCCATCTCTAACAGCAACGACTTGGAGACAACCAAAGGAGCTGTTGGGACTCTGCATAACTTGTCCCACCACCGTCAGGGTCTGCTCGCCATCTTCAAAAGCGGTGGCATCCCCGCTTTGGTGAAACTGCTGAGCTCCCCAGTCGAAGCTGTGCTGTTCTACGCGGTGACAACCCTGCACAATCTGCTGCTGCATCAAGACGGATCCAAGATGGCTGTCCGCCTGGCCGGAGGGCTGCAGAAAATGGTGGCCCTTCTCCAACGCAACAATGTGAAGTTCCTGGCCATCGTCACGGACTGCCTGCAGATCCTGGCCTACGGGAACCAGGAGTCGAAGCTGATCATCCTGGCGTCGCAGGGACCGATCGAGCTCGTCCGCATCATGCGCTCCTACGACTACGAGAAGTTGCTGTGGACCACATCGAGGGTCTTGAAA GTCCTGTCGGTGTGCTCCAGCAACAAGCCAGCCATCGTCGAAGCAGGTGGTATGCAAGCATTGGCCATGCACCTCGGCAACCCGAGTGGCCGGCTCGTACAGAACTGCCTCTGGACTCTGAGGAATCTGTCTGACGCTGCCACTAAG GTGGAAGGTCTTGAGGCCCTGCTGTCGAGCCTGGTGCAGGTGCTGGCTTCTACTGACGTGAACATCGTGACCTGCGCCGCCGGAATACTGTCCAACTTGACGTGCAACAATCAGCGTAATAAG GTGACGGTGTGCCAAGCGGGCGGCGTGGACGCTCTAGTCCGCACAGTGGTGTCGGCCGGCGACCGCGAGGAGATCACGGAGCCGGCCGTGTGCGCGCTGCGCCACCTCACGTCGCGCCACGTCGAGAGCGAGATGGCGCAGAACGCCGTGCGTCTGCACTACGGGCTGCCT GTAATAGTGAAGCTGCTGCAGCCGCCGTCCCGCTGGCCGCTGGTCAAGGCGGTGGTCGGGCTGGTCCGCAACCTGGCGCTGTGCCCGGCCAACCATGCGCCACTGCGCGAGCATGGCGCGGTTCATCATTTGGTCAGGCTGCTGATGCGCGCGTTTAATGATACTCAGAGG CAACGCTCCTCAGTCTCCGGCGGGGGCACGGCCGCGCCGGGCGCCTACGCCGACGGCGTCCGCATGGAGGAGATCGTGGAGGGCGCGGTGGGCGCGCTGCACATCCTCGCGCGCGAGAGCCTCAACCGCCAGCTCATCCGCCAGCAGAGCGTCGTGCCCATCTTCGTGCAGCTGCTGTTCAACGAGATCGAGAATATACAG CGCGTGGCGGCCGGCGTGCTCTGCGAGCTGGCGGCCGACAAGGAGGGCGCGGAGATGATCGAGGCGGAGGGCGCCACCGCGCCGCTCACCGAGCTGCTGCACTCGCGCAATGAAG GGGTCGCCACATACGCGGCCGCAGTTCTCTTCCGCATGTCCGAAGACAAGCCTCACGACTACAAGAAGCGTCTCTCTATGGAGTTGACCAACTCTCTGTTCCGCGACGACCACCAGATGTGGCCCAACGACCTGGCCATGCAACCCGACTTACAG GATATGTTGGCGCCTGAGCAAGGGTACGAAGGGCTATATGGCACTCGACCGTCGTTTCATCAACAAG
- the LOC105389628 gene encoding armadillo segment polarity protein isoform X4 translates to MSYQIPPPSQNRNMSHSNYAGSDVPMAPSKEQQTLMWQQNSYLVDSGINSGAATQVPSLSGKEDDEMEGDQLMFDLDQGFAQGFTQEQVEDMNQQLSQTRSQRVRAAMFPETLEEGIEIPSTQLDPAQPTAVQRLAEPSQMLKHAVVNLINYQDDADLATRAIPELIKLLNDEDQVVVSQAAMMVHQLSKKEASRHAIMNSPQMVAALVRAISNSNDLETTKGAVGTLHNLSHHRQGLLAIFKSGGIPALVKLLSSPVEAVLFYAVTTLHNLLLHQDGSKMAVRLAGGLQKMVALLQRNNVKFLAIVTDCLQILAYGNQESKLIILASQGPIELVRIMRSYDYEKLLWTTSRVLKVLSVCSSNKPAIVEAGGMQALAMHLGNPSGRLVQNCLWTLRNLSDAATKVVEGLEALLSSLVQVLASTDVNIVTCAAGILSNLTCNNQRNKVTVCQAGGVDALVRTVVSAGDREEITEPAVCALRHLTSRHVESEMAQNAVRLHYGLPVIVKLLQPPSRWPLVKAVVGLVRNLALCPANHAPLREHGAVHHLVRLLMRAFNDTQRQRSSVSGGGTAAPGAYADGVRMEEIVEGAVGALHILARESLNRQLIRQQSVVPIFVQLLFNEIENIQRVAAGVLCELAADKEGAEMIEAEGATAPLTELLHSRNEGVATYAAAVLFRMSEDKPHDYKKRLSMELTNSLFRDDHQMWPNDLAMQPDLQLNPGPIYH, encoded by the exons ATGAGCTACCAGATACCGCCGCCGTCGCAGAACCGCAACA TGTCGCACAGCAACTATGCCGGGTCCGATGTCCCGATGGCTCCGAGCAAGGAGCAGCAGACGCTCATGTGGCAACAGAACTCCTACCTTGTTGACTCTGGCATTAACTCTGGGGCTGCCACTCAG gtGCCATCACTCTCAGGCAAGGAAGATGACGAGATGGAAGGCGATCAGCTCATGTTCGATCTGGACCAGGGCTTTGCTCAGGGGTTCACCCAGGAGCAAGTTGAAG ACATGAACCAGCAGCTCTCGCAGACCCGCTCGCAGCGCGTCCGTGCGGCCATGTTCCCCGAGACGCTAGAAGAAGGCATCGAGATCCCGTCCACGCAGCTGGACCCCGCGCAGCCCACCGCCGTGCAGCGCCTCGCCGAGCCCTCGCAGATGCTGAAGCATGCCGTGGTCAACTTGATTAACTATCAGGATGACGCTGATTTGGCTACCAG GGCCATCCCCGAGTTGATCAAGCTGTTGAACGACGAGGACCAGGTGGTGGTCTCGCAGGCCGCCATGATGGTGCACCAGCTGTCCAAGAAGGAAGCTTCCCGCCACGCCATCATGAACTCGCCCCAAATGGTCGCCGCTTTAGTCCGCGCCATCTCTAACAGCAACGACTTGGAGACAACCAAAGGAGCTGTTGGGACTCTGCATAACTTGTCCCACCACCGTCAGGGTCTGCTCGCCATCTTCAAAAGCGGTGGCATCCCCGCTTTGGTGAAACTGCTGAGCTCCCCAGTCGAAGCTGTGCTGTTCTACGCGGTGACAACCCTGCACAATCTGCTGCTGCATCAAGACGGATCCAAGATGGCTGTCCGCCTGGCCGGAGGGCTGCAGAAAATGGTGGCCCTTCTCCAACGCAACAATGTGAAGTTCCTGGCCATCGTCACGGACTGCCTGCAGATCCTGGCCTACGGGAACCAGGAGTCGAAGCTGATCATCCTGGCGTCGCAGGGACCGATCGAGCTCGTCCGCATCATGCGCTCCTACGACTACGAGAAGTTGCTGTGGACCACATCGAGGGTCTTGAAA GTCCTGTCGGTGTGCTCCAGCAACAAGCCAGCCATCGTCGAAGCAGGTGGTATGCAAGCATTGGCCATGCACCTCGGCAACCCGAGTGGCCGGCTCGTACAGAACTGCCTCTGGACTCTGAGGAATCTGTCTGACGCTGCCACTAAGGTA GTGGAAGGTCTTGAGGCCCTGCTGTCGAGCCTGGTGCAGGTGCTGGCTTCTACTGACGTGAACATCGTGACCTGCGCCGCCGGAATACTGTCCAACTTGACGTGCAACAATCAGCGTAATAAG GTGACGGTGTGCCAAGCGGGCGGCGTGGACGCTCTAGTCCGCACAGTGGTGTCGGCCGGCGACCGCGAGGAGATCACGGAGCCGGCCGTGTGCGCGCTGCGCCACCTCACGTCGCGCCACGTCGAGAGCGAGATGGCGCAGAACGCCGTGCGTCTGCACTACGGGCTGCCT GTAATAGTGAAGCTGCTGCAGCCGCCGTCCCGCTGGCCGCTGGTCAAGGCGGTGGTCGGGCTGGTCCGCAACCTGGCGCTGTGCCCGGCCAACCATGCGCCACTGCGCGAGCATGGCGCGGTTCATCATTTGGTCAGGCTGCTGATGCGCGCGTTTAATGATACTCAGAGG CAACGCTCCTCAGTCTCCGGCGGGGGCACGGCCGCGCCGGGCGCCTACGCCGACGGCGTCCGCATGGAGGAGATCGTGGAGGGCGCGGTGGGCGCGCTGCACATCCTCGCGCGCGAGAGCCTCAACCGCCAGCTCATCCGCCAGCAGAGCGTCGTGCCCATCTTCGTGCAGCTGCTGTTCAACGAGATCGAGAATATACAG CGCGTGGCGGCCGGCGTGCTCTGCGAGCTGGCGGCCGACAAGGAGGGCGCGGAGATGATCGAGGCGGAGGGCGCCACCGCGCCGCTCACCGAGCTGCTGCACTCGCGCAATGAAG GGGTCGCCACATACGCGGCCGCAGTTCTCTTCCGCATGTCCGAAGACAAGCCTCACGACTACAAGAAGCGTCTCTCTATGGAGTTGACCAACTCTCTGTTCCGCGACGACCACCAGATGTGGCCCAACGACCTGGCCATGCAACCCGACTTACAG CTTAACCCGGGACCTATTTATCACTAA